The following is a genomic window from Acidobacteriota bacterium.
TGCATCGCCGTCCGGCCAGAGCTCGTGTGCGAGAAGATCATCGATGATAATTACGTGCTCGTGTGCAGCATTATCAGCTTCCATGAAATCGCGGCCATGAAGCAGCGTCGCGCCGATCGTGCTGAAATATCCCGGCAGAATAGAACGATGGTCTGCGTAAACCGTGCTCCGCAGTTCGGTGGGCGTGCCTTGCTTCCAGTAATAGTCATACCAGTTCGCAGTGTCCTCAAGCGGAATATGCGAGACCGCCGAAACGGATTCAACACCGGGAAGGGCTCTAAGATTTTGCTGCAATTGCCGCAGCATCTCGTAATTCGGCGGAGGAAGCTGAAAAGTGAAGACGTTTTCTGCGCGGAAGCCAGGATCAACGCGCAGAATGTTGACGAAGGTCCGCATCAGCAAACCGGTTCCGATGAGGAGTACAAATCCCAGAGCCACTTCGGCCGAAACAAGTACGCTATTCCAGCGCCTTCCAGTCCACCCTGCCGGGCGTGTCGCTTCCTTAAGGTTTTGAACCAAGTCAAAGCGATTCACTGTGATCATCGGCGCGAGCCCGAAGAGCGCGCTGGTAACTATGGCCACTGCGAAGGTAAAGGCCAGGACGCGCAAGTCCAGTTGAACCTCGCCGAGGTTTGCCAGCGAAGGCGGCCGGACCGCCAGAATTGCACGCACGGCGGCCCAGCCAATGCCAAGGGCGAGCACTGCGCCGAGGAAGCCAAGGAGCAGACTCTCCGTCAGGAGTTGGCGCACAAGTCTTCCCCGCGATGCGCCGAGTGCAACGCGAACTGTGGTTTCGCGCAGGCGCTGTGTGGCCCGCGCCATCAGCAGATTAGCAACATTTGTGCATCCGATGAGCAGCACTAGAGCAACGCCGCCAAAAAGAAAGAGTAAGGTGCCGCGGACCTCGCGCACGTCTTCTGCCTGAAGCGAATAGACGTACAGGCGAAAGTTGGAAATCCCTGAGTTTCCGTCAAACGAAGTGATCTGGGTTGCGATGGAATCCGCTTCGGCTTGGGCTCTTGCGATATTGCTTCCCGGGCGCAGGCGCCCAACTAAACGAAGATATGCCGGCCCAAGAGGATCGGACGCATCGATACCAGTCGAATAGAAGACATCGACATTTGCGGCAATACTCGATCCGCCGGGAAGAATCAGCCGGAAATTCTCAGGCATTACGCCAATCACAACTGCCGATCTCGGCCCAAATCGGACCACGCGGTCAATAATGCCCCGATCGCCACCGAAGCGCCGCATCCAGACTCCATGAGAGATGATGATCGGCCGCTGGGCATTCGGTGCTTTCGGCTCGTCTTCGGGCGCGAAGAAGCGGCCGAGTTCAGGCTTTGGGCATAGCAGCGGCAGAAAGTTGGCGGTAACTGTGCCCACCTTCACCTGCTCCACGTCTCCATCTCCGGGGAGAGCGCCGTTGGTCACCCAGATGCCGCCAACCTGATCAAACTCCTTCGTGTGTTGGCGAATCTGAAAAACTTCGAAGTTCGAAGCAGGCGCTCGGTTGGTGTTTCCCAAACCGGACCAAATGATCGCCAGCCGGTTCGCGTCAGGATAAGGCAGTGGACGCAGGAGAACGGAGTTGACCACGCTGAAGATAGCCGTGTTTGCTCCGATCCCAACCGCCAGCGTGAGTATGGCGAGTGTGGCGAAACCTGGGCTCTTACGCAACATTCGGGCGCCGAAGCGCACGTCCTGGAGAAAATCCTCAATCCATCCCCAGCCCCACTCCGTGCGACTCTTCTCCCTCAATGCGGTTTCATTTCCGAACTGGCGTTGAGCGGCCTCGCGAGCCGCATTCGGCGCCATGCCTGAAGCGAGATGTTCCTCCTGGCGCAGCTCCAGGTGCAGGCGCACCTCCTCCTCGAGCTCCGCGTCAAATTGACGACGATTGACTAACATCCTCAGCCGTCTTGCGAGTTCGCGTAGCCGGTTCATGCAGAACTCCTCTCAGATCGCTTCGATCACACGCGAGATCGCTCCAATAACACGCTTAAATTGCGACCGCTCGACCGCCAATTGCTTGCGGCCTGCGGCGGTCAATTGGTAGTAGCGGGCGCGGCGATTTCCGGCCGTTGTACCCCAGCTTGCTGTCACCCAACCTTTGATCAGCATGCGCTGCAACGCAGGATAGAGCGAGCCTTCTTCGATTTGCAGAACATCGTCCGAAATCTGCTGGATAGAGTTCGCGATCTCATACCCGTGCATCTCGCCGAAGCGGCCGAGAGTTTTCAAAATCAACAGGTAAAGCGTTCCGGGAGGAATCTCGTCTCGACGCAAGCGTGCGGCCTCCGTGACATAGTTAGACTATGGAAGTCTCGGACTCTTAGCGCGCGCTGTCAAGAGCAAGTTGGTGTTGGCGGAAGTTCCCGGCTCCTTTCCCGGAGATACGAGATTTGGGCGTTCGACACGAATGGAAGTTTGAGGCATTCACGCGGGCACGCCCTCCGCAGCGGCCTACCGAGAGCAGGCACTCTCTTTGTGGGCTCTCAACGAAGACTAAGACTGGCAGGGCATCGCCACCGGCAATTCATAGCTCACCAAATCTGCCTTGAGCCGTCATAAACAGTGCAAGCGACTTCGCTGTGCGGATGATCGCTTTCGAACTGATTGTTCCTTGTTCCAGAACCAGCAGACTTCAACCTTCTCAAGAGCGCAGCAGGTGCAAGCCCCGGAGTGTGCGAATGCAGAATTTTTCCGGCAGTATTCGTTACGCCGTTCGGCAGTTCAGGCAGTCACCAGTGTTCACCACTGCTGCAGTTCTTACTCTGGCTTTAGGGATTGGCGGCACGACGGCGATCTTCACGCTGATACATGCTGTGATGCTGCGCTCGCTGCCGGTCTCCGATCCGGCGCGGCTCTATCGCGTGGGAGAAGGGAATGATTGCTGCGTGGAAGGCGGTCCGCAGGACCGTTGGGGCTTCTTTCCATACTCGTTTTATCAGCAAATGCTCACGGCAATGCCGGAGTTCGAGGAAGTCACGGCGTTCCAGGCCGGTGGCGGGCGCATGGCGGTTCGCCGCGAGCACCTTGAAACTGCTGCCCGTCCACTGCGTTCCGAATATGTAACTGGAAGTTATTTTTCCACTTTGGGAGTGCGCCCGTTCGGCGGACGCCTCTTTACTCCAGCCGATGACACCCTTTCCGCTCCCCCCGTTGCCGTGCTCAGCCATCATGTATGGCAGACCGTCTATGGTTCCGATCCGTCCGTAGTAGGCGCAAGTTTCATCATCGAAGGACACCCCTTCACCGTCATCGGGGTCTCGCCTCCGGGATTCTTCGGAGAAACCCTGCGCGGCGATCCACCCGAAATCTGGATTCCGCTGCAGCAAGAAGCGGTCATGAGTCGCGACGGCGGTCTGCTGAACTCGCCTTTCTCTGCGTGGTTGCGGGTGATCGGGCGTGTGCGCCCGGGCGTCTCGACGGCTGCCATGGGTCCACGCCTTACCGCGATGCTGCGTCAATGGATGCTGAAGGACTCGCAGTATCCCGTCGACTGGATGCCGGAGATTAAGCGTCACCTCCCCAACCAGGTAATCAACGTCATCCCAGCGGGAGCCGGCGTTGCCGAGATGAAAGAAGAGTACGGACGAAGCCTGCAGATCCTCTTCGCTGTTTGTGGTGTAGTACTGCTGATCGCCTGCGCGAATGTGGCGAATCTGCTTCTCGCGCGGGCCGTGGCACGCCGCGCGCAAACCGCCGTGCGCCTCGCCATCGGCGCTTCACGCAGACAAATCATCGCCCAGGCGCTTACGGAGAGTATTCTCCTGGCGGTCGCCGGGGGAATGATTGGGCTCGCAGTCTCCTTCGGCGCAGCGCGGCTTCTGCTCTCCCTGGCTTTTCACAGCGCGCACTTTCTGCCGATTAGCACCGCGCCATCCCCTATCGTCCTTGGCTTCGCTTTCCTCGTAGCGCTGTTGACGGGAATCATATTCGGCGCGGCTCCCGCGTGGTTTGCCACGCGCACTGACCCAGCCGACGCGCTGCGCGGATCGACTCGCAGCACAGGCGATCATTCGTCGTTCGCGCGCAAAGCGTTGCTGATCCTGCAGGCCACGCTATCGATTGTGCTCGTCGCGGGTGCCATCATGCTGGCGCGCAGCCTCAACAAACTCCAGCACCAGGACTTCGGATATAAAGTCCCGGGACGCGTGCTCGTGTCGCTGGAGTCGCCGCCATCCAAGTACGGGCCCGAGAAGCTGGCCTCGCTTTACCGTGAAATGGAGCAACGCCTCCTGAGCATTCCCGGAGTCCAAGGTGGAGGACTCGCGCTGTATAACCCGCTCACTAACAACTGGGGCGAGCTCATCATGATCGAAGGCCACGAAGCTCCAAAATTCAACGAGAACGCCGGGGCATCCTGGGACCGCGTAAGCGCGAATTATCTCCAGAGCCTCGGAGTGAGACTGGTGCGCGGCCGCAACTTCAGCGAAGCCGACAATGAGAATACCGAGAACGTCGCCATCGTGAACGAAGCCTTCGTGAAGCGATTCTTCAAGAGCGGCGAGGAAGCTCTCGACCACCACTTCGGCCTCGACCTGCCGCAGAATGCCTCCACATACCGCATCGTGGGTATCGTGCATGACGCGAAGTTTGCCGGATTTGCGCTGCACAAACCGGCACGCCCGATGTTCTACGTGCCGCTGGCGCAGTACGTTCATTATCCCGACCTGCTGATGC
Proteins encoded in this region:
- a CDS encoding ABC transporter substrate-binding protein, coding for MQNFSGSIRYAVRQFRQSPVFTTAAVLTLALGIGGTTAIFTLIHAVMLRSLPVSDPARLYRVGEGNDCCVEGGPQDRWGFFPYSFYQQMLTAMPEFEEVTAFQAGGGRMAVRREHLETAARPLRSEYVTGSYFSTLGVRPFGGRLFTPADDTLSAPPVAVLSHHVWQTVYGSDPSVVGASFIIEGHPFTVIGVSPPGFFGETLRGDPPEIWIPLQQEAVMSRDGGLLNSPFSAWLRVIGRVRPGVSTAAMGPRLTAMLRQWMLKDSQYPVDWMPEIKRHLPNQVINVIPAGAGVAEMKEEYGRSLQILFAVCGVVLLIACANVANLLLARAVARRAQTAVRLAIGASRRQIIAQALTESILLAVAGGMIGLAVSFGAARLLLSLAFHSAHFLPISTAPSPIVLGFAFLVALLTGIIFGAAPAWFATRTDPADALRGSTRSTGDHSSFARKALLILQATLSIVLVAGAIMLARSLNKLQHQDFGYKVPGRVLVSLESPPSKYGPEKLASLYREMEQRLLSIPGVQGGGLALYNPLTNNWGELIMIEGHEAPKFNENAGASWDRVSANYLQSLGVRLVRGRNFSEADNENTENVAIVNEAFVKRFFKSGEEALDHHFGLDLPQNASTYRIVGIVHDAKFAGFALHKPARPMFYVPLAQYVHYPDLLMRRFEMSSHGVSAGMLVTDASPGALEPQLTRILSEIDPNLTLISVRTLQQQVDMSFEQERAVASLAGLFGIVALVLAAVGLYGVTAYTVAQRTNEIGVRMALGANRRNVVQLVLRGAFNRVLLGLLLGLPLAVGAGRLIAAQLYGVSIWDPLALSAAAISLAICAFFAAIIPAGRAASISPMSALRTE
- a CDS encoding PadR family transcriptional regulator, with protein sequence MRRDEIPPGTLYLLILKTLGRFGEMHGYEIANSIQQISDDVLQIEEGSLYPALQRMLIKGWVTASWGTTAGNRRARYYQLTAAGRKQLAVERSQFKRVIGAISRVIEAI